Below is a genomic region from Thiohalorhabdus sp. Cl-TMA.
ACCTTCATTCCAACCCCCGAATTGCTTGGCTTGCTGTCTGCTCGAACGAGCCGTTAGCGGCGGCCCGTATTTTCCGGAAAACCGTGCGTCCCGCCCCTTGACCCCCTCCGCTCCTGGTGCTAACGCGTAAAAAACAATTCCCGCACGCGGGAGGAGGCAGCTATGACTCTGCGCTACAGGAAACGGCGACTATACTTCATCCTCCCCGACGTTCAAATCACCCGCCAGGTGGTCAACGAACTGTTGCTAGCCCGGGTGGAAGAGCGCCATCTGCACGCCCTGGCCAGGGATGATACAGACCTCGAGGACCTGCCCCAGGCGGATCTGTTTCAACGCAGCGACATCATCCACGGCGCCGGCATGGGGCTGGGAATCGGCGGCGCCACGGGGGCCGTTGCGGGTCTGACCACCATATTCTTTCAGCCCTCCGGTTGGGCCGAGAGCGGAGGCCTGATTCTGGCCATCGCCCTGGTGGGGGCCATGGTCGGCATGTGGGCCTCCGGGATCATCGGCACTTCCGTGCCCAACTCCCGCCTGAAGCAGTTCCAGAAGGACCTGGATGCGGGAAGGGTGCTGCTCATGGTGGACATACCCGAGGGCCGCATGGAGGAAATCCGGGAGCTGGTCAAGAAGCACCACCCGGAGGTTTCCGATCGCGGCGTGGACCCGCATATACCCGCCTTCCCCTGAGCCGTTCAGGAGCCAGCCGATCCGGAGGCCACGATGGTCCGCCGCCGGTGCGCACCGCGCCAACCGAGATCCTCCGGGCGATCCACGTCCCGGAGGATGCCGGAATCGTCCACCGGAACGCGGACGATCCGGTCGCACGCGGCGCGCAGCACATCCCGGCCGCCCCGGTCCCCTCCCAGCCGTTCCAGGACCGGCCCATACGCCCGCGAGAATCCCACAGGGTGACCGCCTCGACCCACATGTTCCGGCACGGCAATGGCCGCGCCCTCCCGAAGGCACCGGGCCACCCGCACCACCGTCCCGTCCCGCACCCAGGGCATGTCCCCCAGGGCGACGAGCCAGCCGTCGGCGCCGTGGGCCGCGGCGACCCCTGCGGAGAGGCTGGCGCCCATCCCCTCCGCGCACTTCGTCGAGGGCGCCACTGCCACCCCGGCTCGCTCCAGGACTGCCGCCAGCTCCCGCTCTCCCGGCCGCGTAACGGCGAGCACCCGGTCGGCCCCCGCCTGCAGGGCCCGGGCGGCGGCCACGACCACGGGCTCGCCGCCCGGGAGGCGGGCCAAGAGCTTCTGGCCGCCGAACCGATGGCCGCTTCCTCCGGCCAACAGGAGGCCCTGGATCATGGCACCGGATACCCGGCACCGGATGCCGTTGGCGGGGCGGCCGCTCGGTGATCCCGGTCATTGCGGATCGCGGTAACCTCCGCCATCACCGAAACGGCGATCTCCGGCGGCGTCCGGCTGCCGATGGGCAGTCCCATGGGCCCCCGCAGACGATCCACGGCGGAACGGTCCAGGCCCAGCCCGGCCAGGCGCTCCCGGCGCCGGTCGTTGTTCCGCTTGGAGCCCAGGGCGCCCACGTAGAAAGCGGAAGTGCTCAGCGCCTCCAACAGGGCAAGGTCGTCCAGCTTGGGGTCGTGCGTGGTGGCCACCACCGCGCTGCGCGCATCCGGCCTCCAGGCAGCCACGGCGTCATCCGGCATCCGGGTGTCCAGAAAGATTCCGCTGCCGGCTTGCTGCCACCGTTCCGCGTATTCCCGGCGCGGCTCGCAGACGGTCACCCCGTAATCCAGGCGGCCCGCCATGTCCGCAAGCTGGCCCCCCAGCTGCCCGGCCCCGATGATCATCAGCCGCCAGCGGGGCCCGAAGAGCTTGCCCACCGTCTCCGCTTCCAACGCCAGCGCGGGATCGGCGCGCGGCTCCGGATCCACCTCCACCGCCCCGGACGCCATCCGTACCGTGCGCCGGGCGCAGCGGCCCGCCTCCATTGCCGCGCTGACCGTTTCCAGGCCGTGCTCCTGGCCGGGGGCCAGGGGCTCCACCAGAAGCTCCAGGGTGCCGCCGCACGGAAGCCCGAAACGCGCCGCCTCCTCCCCGTCCTCGCCATAGCGCCGGGTATGGGGCTGCGTCCCGGGCAGGCGCCCATCCAGCATCCGCGTACGCAGGTCGTCTTCGACGCAGCCCCCCGATACGGACCCCACCAGGCGGCCGTCCTCACGGATGGCGAGCAGGGAGCCGGGCGGGCGGGGGGAGGAGCCCCAGGTCCGCAGCACCGTGAACAGGGCCAGCCGCCCACCTTCCCGCAGCCATTGCAGGACGGTCTCGACCACCGGGCGATCCGTGCCGCGCGCATCCTCCCCGGTCATCATCGGAACCCCTTTCAGGCGGGCCGGTAGCCGGACCGCGTCAGGGGCAGGCGCCGAACCGGATCGCCGGTGGCGGCGAATACCGCATTGGCCAGGGCCGGCGCGATGGGCGGCGTGCCCGGCTCGCCGATCCCCCCCGGATCCTGGTCGCTTTCCACCATGTGCACGTGGACTTCCGGCATCTGGTCCATGCGCAGTATGGGATAGTCGTCGAAATTGGACTGCTGCACCTGTCCGCGCTGGACGGTGACCGCCTCCTGCAAGGCTGCGGACAGGCCATAGGCCACGCCGCTCTCCATCTGCTCGGCGATGATCTCGGGGTTGACCCGCTGCCCGCAGTCAATGGCCACGTCCACGCGGTGCACCCGGACGGCCTTGTCCGCACCCACGGACACCTCCGCCACCTCGGCACAATAGCTGCCGAAGGAGTGCACCACGGCGATGCCCCGGGACCGCCCCTCAGCAAGTGGGCTGCCCCAGCCCGCCTTCTCGGCGGCCAGCTCCAGCACGTGGAGATGGCGGGGATGATCCCGAAGGAGCCGGCGGCGCAGCTCGAAGGGATCGGCCCCCGCGGCCGCCGCCACCTCGTCGAAGAAGGCCTCGCGTATGAAGCCGTTCTGGGAGGCCCCCACGGACCGCCACCACCAGAGCGGGACCGGGGTGTTGGACATGGCATAATCCACGTGGATATTGGGCACGGCGTAGGGTACGTCCTGCGCCACCTCCAGGGAGGAGGGGTCGAGCTTCTGATCCTCCTGGAGCATGCCGTTATACGCCATGATGGACGGGCCGGCGATCCGGTGCTTCCAGCCGGTGACCGCGCCCGAGCTGTCCAGGGTCGCAGCGAGGCGGTTGTACGTGGCCGGCCGATAGCGGTCGTGCCGGGTGCTGTCCTCCCGGGTCCAGATCACCTTTACCGGCGCCTTCGCCTTCTTGGCCGTCTCCACGGCGTCCGCCACGAAATCCGTGTGCGAGCGCCGGCCGAACCCGCCGCCCAGATAGGTGGTATGGACATACACCCGGTCCGGGTCCACACCGCTGACCTCGGCGGCAACCTGCTGCGTGGAGGACTGGTCCTGGGTAGGCACCCACACCTCGCAGATCCCTTCCTCGATGCGCGCCGTGCAGTTCATGGGCTCCATGCAGGCATGGGCGAGGAAGGGCACCTCGTACTCCGCCTCCACGGTCCTGGCCGCCGAGCTCAGGGCTTGTCGGATATCCCCCTCGCCGCGGGCGGAGACGGCCTCCCCGGAGTCCGCCGCCTCCCGGAACTGGCGCTGGATCCCTGCCGTGGAGAGATCGGCGTGCTCGCCGTAGTCCCATTCCACCTGCAGGGCCTCCCGGCCCTTCTGGGCCGGCCAGAAGCCCTCGGCCACTACCGCCACGCCCGATTCGATCTCGAAGACGTCCCGGACGCCCGGTACCCGCCGGGCAGCCTCGGCGTCGAACCGCCCGGGGCGCCCGCCGATCACCGGGCAGCGCGCCACCTGGGCTGTGAGTAGCCCGGGAAGCGTCACATCCATGCCGTAGACGGCCGAGCCGTCCACCTTCTCGGGGGCATCCAGCCGGTCCGTGGGCTTGCCGAGCAGGCGGAACTGGCCCGGCTCCTTCAGGAACACGGCCTCTGGGACCTGCTGTCCGGCCGCCGCCTCGGC
It encodes:
- a CDS encoding DUF1269 domain-containing protein — its product is MTLRYRKRRLYFILPDVQITRQVVNELLLARVEERHLHALARDDTDLEDLPQADLFQRSDIIHGAGMGLGIGGATGAVAGLTTIFFQPSGWAESGGLILAIALVGAMVGMWASGIIGTSVPNSRLKQFQKDLDAGRVLLMVDIPEGRMEEIRELVKKHHPEVSDRGVDPHIPAFP
- a CDS encoding nucleotidyltransferase family protein → MIQGLLLAGGSGHRFGGQKLLARLPGGEPVVVAAARALQAGADRVLAVTRPGERELAAVLERAGVAVAPSTKCAEGMGASLSAGVAAAHGADGWLVALGDMPWVRDGTVVRVARCLREGAAIAVPEHVGRGGHPVGFSRAYGPVLERLGGDRGGRDVLRAACDRIVRVPVDDSGILRDVDRPEDLGWRGAHRRRTIVASGSAGS
- a CDS encoding XdhC family protein, with protein sequence MTGEDARGTDRPVVETVLQWLREGGRLALFTVLRTWGSSPRPPGSLLAIREDGRLVGSVSGGCVEDDLRTRMLDGRLPGTQPHTRRYGEDGEEAARFGLPCGGTLELLVEPLAPGQEHGLETVSAAMEAGRCARRTVRMASGAVEVDPEPRADPALALEAETVGKLFGPRWRLMIIGAGQLGGQLADMAGRLDYGVTVCEPRREYAERWQQAGSGIFLDTRMPDDAVAAWRPDARSAVVATTHDPKLDDLALLEALSTSAFYVGALGSKRNNDRRRERLAGLGLDRSAVDRLRGPMGLPIGSRTPPEIAVSVMAEVTAIRNDRDHRAAAPPTASGAGYPVP
- a CDS encoding xanthine dehydrogenase family protein molybdopterin-binding subunit, with translation MSGNRATTSRRSFLKASAAVGGGLVLGLRLPTGGRYAEAADMPPGQGDFEPNAWIRISSDDQVTIIVGRSEMGQGVLTAMPMLVAEELEADWTRLTTEFAPADRAYTNPLLGRQATGGSTAVRGAWRPLREAGATARAMLLAAAAERWGVRPEACRAENQVVRHPESGRRATYGELAEAAAGQQVPEAVFLKEPGQFRLLGKPTDRLDAPEKVDGSAVYGMDVTLPGLLTAQVARCPVIGGRPGRFDAEAARRVPGVRDVFEIESGVAVVAEGFWPAQKGREALQVEWDYGEHADLSTAGIQRQFREAADSGEAVSARGEGDIRQALSSAARTVEAEYEVPFLAHACMEPMNCTARIEEGICEVWVPTQDQSSTQQVAAEVSGVDPDRVYVHTTYLGGGFGRRSHTDFVADAVETAKKAKAPVKVIWTREDSTRHDRYRPATYNRLAATLDSSGAVTGWKHRIAGPSIMAYNGMLQEDQKLDPSSLEVAQDVPYAVPNIHVDYAMSNTPVPLWWWRSVGASQNGFIREAFFDEVAAAAGADPFELRRRLLRDHPRHLHVLELAAEKAGWGSPLAEGRSRGIAVVHSFGSYCAEVAEVSVGADKAVRVHRVDVAIDCGQRVNPEIIAEQMESGVAYGLSAALQEAVTVQRGQVQQSNFDDYPILRMDQMPEVHVHMVESDQDPGGIGEPGTPPIAPALANAVFAATGDPVRRLPLTRSGYRPA